CATATCGACGGGTGCACGCCGACCAACGACGAGTACCCGCAGAAGGCCACGCTGCTGTCGGCCCGGCAGGTGGCCGAGCGTGGAGGGGAGACCGAGTTCGCGAGCAGCTACGGCGCCTACGACACGCTCACCGAGGACGAGAAGGAGCGCCTGTCGTCACTGCGCGTCGTGCACTCGCTGGAGGCGTCGCAGCGTCGCATCACGCCCGATCCGTCACCCGAGCTGCTGGCGCGGTGGCGAGCCAGGCCCACGCACGAGCATCCACTCGTCTGGACGCACCGCAACGGCCGCCGCTCGCTGGTGCTCGGGGCCTCCGCCGATTACGTGGTCGGGATGGATCTCGAGGATGGCAGGGCGCTGCTCGCCGAGCTGCTCGACCGCGCCACGACGGCCGAGAAGGTCTATCGCCACAGTTGGTCGGTCGGGGACACCGTCATCTGGGACAACCGCGGGGTCCTGCATCGGGCCGCTCCGTATGACCCGGATTCACCTCGGGAAATGCTACGAACCACCGTCCTGGGCGACGAGCCCATCCAGTAGCGCTGAGCGGGTGCACAGCCCTCTCGTTGACGCCAACGTGCCACTATGGAAATCTAATACCCGCATATGAGAATCACGTTCTCGTACTCACCAGAGATTACGGAGTGACGCATGACGGAGGACCTCACCTCGGTCGATTTCTTCCGGGACAGTCGCCTGACGGATGACCCGTTCCCGTTCTACGAGGCGCTTCGCAACAAGTGCCCGGTCACCCGCGAGGATCACTACGGCGTGACGATGGTGACCGGCTGGCAGGAGGCCGTCGACGTCTACAACGACGCAGAGACCTTCTCGTCCTGCATCTCGGTGACGGGCCCGTTCCCCGGGTTTCCCGTCCCCCTCGAGGGTGACGACGTCACCGAGCTGATCGAAGCGCACCGCGACGAGATTCCGTTCAGCGATCAGCTGCCGACACTCGACCCGCCGACGCATACGAATCACCGTGCGTTGCTGATGCGGCT
The nucleotide sequence above comes from Mycolicibacterium moriokaense. Encoded proteins:
- a CDS encoding TauD/TfdA dioxygenase family protein — translated: MTVLTINKLTSSVGAEVIGLDSDRLVADDAMGAAVLEALEDNGVLVFPQLHLDPQAQVEFCRRLGEVDHSSDGHHPVAGIYPVTLDKSKNASAAYLRATFDWHIDGCTPTNDEYPQKATLLSARQVAERGGETEFASSYGAYDTLTEDEKERLSSLRVVHSLEASQRRITPDPSPELLARWRARPTHEHPLVWTHRNGRRSLVLGASADYVVGMDLEDGRALLAELLDRATTAEKVYRHSWSVGDTVIWDNRGVLHRAAPYDPDSPREMLRTTVLGDEPIQ